In the Phaseolus vulgaris cultivar G19833 chromosome 7, P. vulgaris v2.0, whole genome shotgun sequence genome, one interval contains:
- the LOC137828059 gene encoding uncharacterized protein has protein sequence MMSQQQNQNLPAVPQSLLQQTGFGAGVKPFSLRQYVLASRHRNLLQNWPFHEKHLKLCLEHGLKEVLPPLGPQTSLSEPDPNLMHSSSDGNSNKKEEEADSCKAEVPHLYGYHPQTVQNDTDYKVKEGNQHHCSNVSANLSQPAYTCTLPSSTHHAYKRSPLLPSSKAVKDKCRRHKGRCKKRSMVDILAVARHSTLEEIHRMNKFYYAETVIEGCQQKGGENSCRKGGSEDAYDAVTHIDMAQKGPLLLKFKLNGCNLNSYCRT, from the exons ATGATGTCTCAGCAGCAAAACCAAAACCTACCTGCGGTTCCTCAATCTCTGCTACAACAAACGGGTTTTGGAGCTGGTGTTAAACCCTTCTCATTAAG ACAGTATGTTCTTGCTTCTCGTCACAGAAATCTCCTTCAAAACTGGCCATTTCATGAGAAGCACTTGAAATTGTGTCTTGAACATGGTCTTAAGGAGGTGCTGCCACCACTTGGACCACAAACTTCACTTTCTGAACCAGATCCTAACTTGATGCATTCATCAAGTGATGGTAATAgcaataaaaaagaagaagaagctgaTTCCTGCAAAGCAGAAGTGCCACATCTCTATGGTTACCACCCACAAACTGTTCAAAATGACACTGACTACAAAGTGAAAGAGGGAAATCAGCATCACTGCAGCAATGTTTCTGCTAATTTATCTCAGCCAGCGTACACATGTACCCTCCCAAGTTCAACTCATCATGCTTACAAGAGAAGTCCACTATTGCCATCATCCAAGGCAGTGAAAGATAAATGCAGAAGGCATAAAGGGAGATGCAAGAAACGCTCCATGGTGGATATTTTAGCAGTGGCAAGGCACAGTACTTTAGAGGAGATCCATAGGATGAACAAGTTTTATTATGCTGAAACTGTGATTGAAGGATGTCAGCAAAAGGGGGGTGAGAATTCATGTAGAAAAGGTGGGAGTGAAGATGCATATGATGCTGTAACTCATATTGATATGGCACAAAAGGGACCATTGCTTCTTAAGTTCAAGCTCAATGGATGTAATCTAAATAGTTATTGCAGAACATAA